One Thioclava electrotropha DNA segment encodes these proteins:
- a CDS encoding I78 family peptidase inhibitor, translating into MERSRARIGLIVTFGVAVFGVAACQPHRMPPRSGPPAAGTCPPPGLAALEGRPESVLAGLTLARPHRIIHPGDAVTMDYAPDRVNFEIDKSGTIAAVRCY; encoded by the coding sequence ATGGAACGGAGCAGGGCGCGGATCGGTCTGATTGTCACATTTGGGGTCGCAGTCTTCGGGGTCGCGGCCTGCCAGCCGCACCGCATGCCGCCGCGGTCGGGGCCGCCCGCGGCGGGCACCTGTCCGCCGCCCGGGCTCGCGGCGCTGGAAGGGCGGCCTGAATCGGTGCTGGCAGGGCTCACCCTCGCGCGGCCCCACCGCATCATCCATCCGGGCGATGCGGTGACGATGGATTACGCCCCGGATCGCGTGAACTTCGAGATCGACAAGAGCGGCACGATTGCGGCGGTGCGCTGCTACTAG
- a CDS encoding I78 family peptidase inhibitor — MLKRFFVMGSMLALAACDPAGPMSETPTGGAYPAPQPGAPAPYVTSPVSVTKGGLQEREPDTCGAVNYTSVLGQPAAQIQTLGIAKPYRIVEWRGVEDQVYNPQRVVFRLDSRGNVYNIDCG; from the coding sequence ATGTTGAAACGATTTTTCGTCATGGGTTCGATGCTGGCGCTTGCGGCCTGCGATCCCGCGGGTCCGATGAGCGAGACCCCCACGGGTGGCGCCTATCCTGCGCCCCAGCCTGGTGCGCCCGCGCCCTATGTCACTTCGCCGGTCAGCGTCACCAAGGGCGGCTTGCAGGAGCGTGAGCCCGACACCTGCGGCGCGGTGAACTACACCTCGGTCCTCGGCCAGCCAGCGGCGCAGATCCAGACGCTGGGGATCGCCAAGCCCTATCGCATCGTGGAATGGCGTGGCGTCGAGGATCAGGTCTACAACCCGCAGCGCGTCGTCTTCCGGCTCGACTCGCGCGGGAATGTCTACAACATCGATTGCGGGTGA